ggaattaatttattttcttttttgtttaatttattttctacgGACATGTCACCTTGAGTTTTAGAAATTGATCCACAACTCATGGATAAACCATAcccaaattattataacatgATTTCTTACATGATAGTCcaaatttaacttattttcatgatttactTAAACCAAACTATTTTACTTGGTTTGGATTTGGGTAAACCCATGGGTCATGGAtttatgcccacccctagatACACGTGATTCCCATCATGTATGcgtgaataaaaaatcattgagGGGGAACAATTTGCGACTTGAGAATTTCTTGAACGCTTTGAAGGTCGAACAATTGGAAAATGAATCATTATTGtagatttgaatttaaaatttgttgaaattagaaaaataaaagtgagGAAATATGTTTACATATTTGTTTGCTTAACTGGTATGGTGAATAAGCGTTAAAGTAATATACAAATGTCTTTAATATCAGTAATGttaataacatatatttttaatagtagtaatttatatatatatatatatactcgcatatctcatatatatatatatatatagagagagagagagagagagagatattaagatcaatttttaaaatataaagatcctCACTCGCATATCTCATATACCggtatcattatttttcaaatctcATAGCTGTCATTTGCACCATGAGCTAAGCAATCGGCAACTTTTAAAATGTCGAGGCCATGAGCTCGGTGTATTTGATGTATGCAAACGCGGCGATTGAATAGAAACTTTATAACAAAACTAAAAGTCTAAAAGTATATGATAGATTTGGTGTAATTTGGTGATGCGCAAACTCAGAGAAGTACCTTTTTCGATAAATATATTCCATGCTTGACTCACATACCACCtccattatttttcaattaaaatatgaatatacaCCATGATTATAGAGATATATTTGACACATCAATCTTAGAGAAATGTAGTCAGTGACTTGCATTGATCTAGATCTTCAATCAACTTTATCTTTCAAACGTACCCATGTGTTTGtagtgacttttttttttgaattacaaTATAATACACTGATATCTATAGTTAATAATCTATTGAAACTCTTAAATCAATTATGTACATGTGATTATGTAATCGAGATATTTGGACTTATGATAGATCAAATTtactctaaaaaaatttaagaaatcaGCCGCTATAACATGTATAGGAGAATACTTAGAACCCTTGACttgagaaattaataaaataaggagATATCTATCGTTCgaccaaaaaataattttgttataattgcATAGCATTTTTATTAGAATAAGTAATAAACCATAGAATAAGATCTCTCATGATCTGAGCTTTACTGATCTTTTAAAAATCTTCTGCCATgtgtttttttaatgatagtgTATAGGtaagatttaactttttttatttttttatttattaacaaccaatcagtaattaaattatttattcagtACATGATCATATCAGAAGAGAATCTTAATTCATAAACCAATGTTATTATTACACAATGACCGATGGGGCTGTGCATATTAGCCAATTGAGCCGCGGCCACTTCAGTGCATACGAATTGGCACCAATGTGAAACGTTTGGCAAAGGCCCAAAGGCATAGGTATAAATGAGTGATCCAAGAATGATTTTGAGTGGCCAGCGTCCTAGCAACACATTTTGAAGAGAGATTTCCAGCAGTTTTTGAAAACGACTAACgtcttatttgaaattgagatgctgtaacttttaaactataattactgtaaaaaatgtaattataaaacaaaaattaatagtatgtagtaaatataaattttaaataataattttgacaaaaattattaaacatataatagattttttattacataagtaaaaaatcatattaacataaatttcaagttaCAACAGCTGgtgtttattaaatattttagtactgTAACTTCTAAAGTATAACTGCCCAAACTCAATTTCAAACGAATCCTAAACTGCAATTCCATTTGTatgtaatgaataaaaaaaattgataatgtgtGGCATAAAATTAAGAGAAACCAAAAGGGCATAGGCCGTGACCGAACTGTTTGTAGGTGATCCATTTATATTCTATAAACATGTCATTTCGATGGATCAAATTCGAAATAGGCCACTATGATATGTATTGTCGTCCACAATAATGCTCAGTTCTGATGCCGGAACATCGGCATCACATATTGTAGAATACATATAATTGATTACAAATTCCTTCCCCAGATGCTCCTCTCCTTTTgaatccacaaaaaaaaaaaaaaaaatttcaattaccaACCTTAAATGTTATTGAATTGAGCATATcctaattttatcttaatagAAAATTCGAAGGCACCTAAAACCCTTAACACTCTTGAAACAAAACTACAAggtgtatttatttttctgattGGAGAATAGAATAATTGATTGTGTTTACTCTTTAAAAGACTAAGGGAATGAGAATAGACTTTGGTTGAGGCTCATAAATatgagaatgaaaaataagaatctGATTCCACTAGAGTAAGtagaaatgaaaatgaggaataaattgattttttttctttaaaaaaacaaaaaattacttttttaaccCATTTAAATGtctaataacaacaacaacaactaatttattcaaaaactcACAGCATTATGTCaaatattataagtataaCAAACATGCATATGTTTActttaaaagtatatatttatttattttgttggtaAAAATATACATGACTTTAATTTagggtatttttataactcGTATCAATCCATTtagattaaacaaaataaacatataatggaaaaattattaagttcCACTCCCTCATCCAATTCCAGCCTATTTGTGTTCTATCACACTCAATTCCTGCATTGGATTTGAAGTTAGTAAATACACGTAAGTATATTACTATACACACAGCGCTTGGCCAGTATCTTGACAAGATGAAAAGGACAGAAAAAAGAGCAAACAGCAGTCACGCTCTCCATGTCGCGGTTGGCAAATTTTTGCAATAGCTTCGAGTTAAATTCACTGGAATCAGTCATCTGCATGATACTCAACTTTATCTTAAGTTGTTCAGAGGTACCTatcaaaaaaattcttatgagTAACAGGTAACTTGACGGTTAGATTCGCAATAGCTCTTGGCGAAGGTTGAGTTTGAAGTTAGTTTGTCGTGCGGGGCCTTACCATTCATATTCCAAGCTTTGGGTTTTTGAAAGGGACTTTGGTCTTGATTGTCTTGTACCACattatatgtttaatatttttcgcTTTCTAGCTTCTACTTTGAGGGGTTAGGCTAGCTGTTTTGTACCCCCCTTTCTtggaggttttttctttttttcatttttatttttatttatttttctcccaATTAATAGCAGTTATATAGAACTGTAAAGTGTTCTTTCAATCAAAGTAAGTGGGTTAAATCATCAATGTTATTAGGATAGGAATGTTGCAAACTCTTTGGAGTTCACTGTTAACGCATCCATTATGACATCAATTTCATCAGCTGTAACATGAAATGTGACTCGCGCCAATAAAAAACTAGACTATcgttttataatatttagcATAACATAAACTTTTATTCGGTAAGTTCTGTATTTGTTTCTAGCTAGTGTACTAAAGACCTTTCCCGTtaacaatcaattaaaaaaaaaacacgtaTATATAAGCTAAATAAGCAAAAGCCTCATAACAATCAAACGATCACTTTATCTTGTTCTTTCTGATTAGACCTCTGAGGCGTCAAATGTCTTCCATAGGCATAGAAGAAACTGatgctaaaaataaaatcaactcAGAGCTTTATAGTGCTCTGATGATCAAACAAGATGAGCAGAAGGTGATTGAACTCTGCAGAAAAGTCCCTGATCACTCATTGTGCGTGTTTACAATTTATGATGACACAGTACTGCATGTGGCTGCTTACACCAAGAAAAGTGACTTGGTGATGAAGCTACTTGACGAGTTACCCGACCAGTCTCTCGACAAAATGACACGACAAAACAAAGCAGGAAACACTATTCTACATGAGACTGCCTCCAGCAACCATGCTCTCCCCGTCGCAGACAAATTGTTTAGGAAGGTACCCGGACTGCTAGGCATGCGCAATAACAATGGAGGGACTGCTTTACTTCGCGCTGCACACAATGGCAAAATTGAGATATTCAACTTCCTTgctgaaaaaaatttcaggttATGATCATGCCACTAGGCAGCCCTTTCTTCacctaattaaattataaaaccaGTGTTCTTCACATTGCGGGTGACTGATTCCAGTGGcttcataattaaattacaactCCAGTCCTTCAAGAGCAGTCTTAAGATACAAAAATATGGCAGCGAGAAAGACAACGGAGAAGAAGGAAGAAGCAGTGGCGGAGGAGGAGGAGATGTGGACATTCCATTGTTTCTAGCTACAAAATCAGGATGTGTGGAGATTGCTAAACAAATACTCAAAGTATATCCGCAGTCAGTCGGGTTCATTGACCATGAGGGAAGAAACATACTACATGTGGCAAACAAGTACCGCCAGTTAGAGATCTTTGGGCATGCAGGAAAAATGGAGGCATTGGTTCGGAGGCTTTTTCGAATCGACCACCATGGCAACACCATATTGCATATGGTTGGTaaggaaagaaaagattaTTTACCCGAAAAGACTGAAGGCCCTGCGCTTGTTGTGCAGGAGGATTTGCTTTGGTACGATGTGAGATTAATATCACTAGTTCACTACTACATTGCTAGCtcttctaattattttatcattgtgtTAGAGCTTGAGTTCAATTTCATGTGTTGCAGCGAGTAACAGAAAGCGAGCATACCCTATTTTGTGAATCACCGGAACAACGTGGGGTTTACGGCAGAAGGGTTATTTGATTCTGCAAATTATGACCTTCGTGTTTTATCAAAAGAATGGCTGATTCACACAGCAGAAGGATGCTCAGTCATTGCTGTTCTCATTGCTACCGTACCATTTGCTGCAGCATACACTGTACCAGGTGGTTCAAATGAGAGAACTGGTTACCCTATCCTCATTCATCAACCTTTCTTTGTAGTTTTTACTTTATCTGATGTTCTTTCTCTCACGTCCCCTTTGGCGGCTGTGGTTACATTTCTCTCAGTTCTCACTTCTTCGTTTAGATTAGAGGAATTTGCACTCTCTTCCTAATACAATGACCCTTGGCTTcatatttcagttttttttttttttttcttttcgtgtGCCTTATGATGGTAGCATTTGCAGCAACGGGTCTgctcatgattaaaaacaaGGAAAATTCGGCAAAAATCGTGCTGTACGCTTGCTCTTCTATCCCAGTAGGAGTTTTTGCATTAACATATTTCCCTCTATATACCACAACATCAACAAAGAGAGCTATCAAGCACTAAACCAAGATGACAGGGCAGTTCTTGATTCCTTAGAGATTTACAGCTCTACCGAAGAAGATCTCATGTCTTTCCATTAGTACTCAAGCTCGATCTTCTAGTTCTTCCTTTATTCCATGAATTACGTACACATGCCATGCTTAAATTGTGCCTGTTAAAATAAGTTTCTTGCAATAATGAGTTTGCAAATATTTATTGTGTCTTCTAGAAATTCTGCGTGCATGTTGAATTCAAATGCACTGAAAAACGTATGTCGCTTGAATTCCTCCATTTTTAATGGCTTTGACAATATTGATTACGCCTTTGGGGTCGGAGATGAAGTAAAATCTAAGTTGGATAAGCTTCATTAGGGCTTTCAATGACAGGATTCAATTTCCAGTAGAACTTACAGAActcttttttatattctattgatcccttttcctttttcgtGAATGATGCAAAGAGCGATTCcaatttatatgtattttattctctaagaAACGACTCTTCACCGGTTTCATTTGCAAATTTTGTGTCTTTCACATTGAAGCCACAGGAATCGGTCACCGCATGCTCCTTCAACTTTATCTTAACAGgtaacttaatggttaaatttcggacttattctttttctcccAATTAAATAGCAGTTATATAGAACTGTtaattattctttcattcaAAGTTGTGCGGG
This window of the Citrus sinensis cultivar Valencia sweet orange chromosome 8, DVS_A1.0, whole genome shotgun sequence genome carries:
- the LOC107178332 gene encoding ankyrin repeat-containing protein ITN1-like, producing MSSIGIEETDAKNKINSELYSALMIKQDEQKVIELCRKVPDHSLCVFTIYDDTVLHVAAYTKKSDLVMKLLDELPDQSLDKMTRQNKAGNTILHETASSNHALPVADKLFRKVPGLLGMRNNNGGTALLRAAHNGKIEIFNFLAEKNFSGFIIKLQLQSFKSSLKIQKYGSEKDNGEEGRSSGGGGGDVDIPLFLATKSGCVEIAKQILKVYPQSVGFIDHEGRNILHVANKYRQLEIFGHAGKMEALVRRLFRIDHHGNTILHMVGKERKDYLPEKTEGPALVVQEDLLWYDKASIPYFVNHRNNVGFTAEGLFDSANYDLRVLSKEWLIHTAEGCSVIAVLIATVPFAAAYTVPGGSNERTGYPILIHQPFFVVFTLSDVLSLTSPLAAVVTFLSVLTSSFRLEEFALSS